A genomic segment from uncultured Methanobrevibacter sp. encodes:
- a CDS encoding glycosyltransferase family 4 protein has protein sequence MDLTKIIIMFLITFFATVIFTWFVRKTLRDADLSDNPIVSEHRHKAGTPTMGGIAFLFAILLILSLYYKNTDILIISFIMLTGGVMGLLDDLLGLRVKEYQKVVKNISDSVVPIGLLDLGVGEEARITTDKAKEQVGALVDEGKLEIVAEIPIKYEPSEGVKIIVQLLPGLFLAFTGAVATCGGFNLGLLAYPVLIIGVLGAINAVNLIDGMDGLAAGIIAIASFACCVYGYMFGNPTALYPFGLLTAICLGFLVFNRYPASIFMGDTGSFILGTGYAAAVFLTDMPYFGLLALAVPIVSTIISLMHRAHIITLPVEPLHHTLNYKGISEIKIVLSYWLLTVLVCAIGILGKLYLFS, from the coding sequence ATGGATTTGACAAAAATAATTATAATGTTTTTAATAACTTTCTTTGCAACAGTGATATTCACCTGGTTTGTAAGGAAAACATTAAGGGATGCAGACTTGTCTGACAATCCTATAGTAAGTGAACATAGACATAAGGCAGGAACCCCTACAATGGGAGGAATAGCTTTCTTATTTGCTATTTTGCTTATTCTTTCATTATATTATAAAAACACAGATATTTTGATCATTTCATTTATCATGCTTACCGGTGGAGTAATGGGATTGCTTGATGACCTATTAGGTCTTAGAGTGAAGGAATATCAAAAGGTAGTTAAAAATATCAGCGATTCTGTGGTTCCTATAGGATTGCTTGATTTAGGTGTTGGTGAAGAGGCAAGAATCACCACTGACAAGGCGAAAGAACAGGTTGGCGCATTGGTTGATGAGGGCAAGCTTGAGATTGTTGCTGAAATTCCAATCAAATACGAGCCAAGTGAAGGAGTAAAAATCATTGTACAGCTATTGCCTGGTTTATTCTTGGCATTTACAGGTGCTGTAGCAACTTGCGGTGGATTCAATTTAGGCCTTTTGGCATATCCTGTTTTAATCATAGGTGTATTAGGTGCAATCAATGCAGTAAACCTTATTGATGGTATGGATGGTTTGGCTGCTGGAATAATAGCTATTGCATCATTTGCATGCTGTGTTTACGGATACATGTTTGGAAATCCAACAGCACTTTATCCATTTGGACTCTTGACTGCAATTTGTCTTGGATTCTTAGTATTCAATAGGTATCCTGCTTCAATATTCATGGGAGATACCGGTTCATTTATCTTAGGTACAGGTTATGCTGCAGCAGTGTTCTTAACTGACATGCCTTACTTTGGTTTGCTTGCATTGGCTGTGCCAATCGTATCAACAATCATAAGCTTAATGCACAGAGCTCATATAATAACTTTGCCTGTAGAGCCTTTGCATCATACCTTGAATTACAAGGGAATTTCTGAAATCAAGATTGTTTTAAGCTATTGGCTACTTACTGTACTTGTATGTGCAATTGGAATTTTAGGAAAACTTTACCTCTTTTCATAA
- a CDS encoding restriction endonuclease subunit S: MLITKTINYSKLISSERFDAKYFFLEDKLMNIPSDMEVVNLGDERLLEKITDGEHAGQVFVDEGVLFIKNSSIKSFDISMFDGFYISEEKHSKLQRSALAAEDVLFTTIGHIGSSAIVPLDFEEANINQNLVKMEINKDFINPYYLSAYLNSNLVKEQINCLFTSNTHKIMTYPKIKQLQIIKPSKDFQEKIANYYKEAIVCENKSNKLIIDAKLKFREYLNIDFDSIVEKTEYSTMLSDIIEGDLWTPKFSYYKYKLIANEIENKWPYITLNSKEGAVKIFTGSEVGRDNYIDYLNKKEGDYPFIRTSDVYNYQMDLQPDFFVEKSVGDEINQDICPNDIIFTKDGKIGCVGMITEHDKVFIASGLAVIRAININPYYLFLNLITEEVGQYQAIQRTVYASTIPHLRKPRIEEFKIPLISDDKIIELSSMIEEAFKLKNQKKVLISKINSEMDKLTNN; the protein is encoded by the coding sequence ATGTTAATTACTAAAACTATAAATTATTCTAAATTAATTAGTTCTGAAAGATTCGATGCTAAATATTTTTTTCTTGAAGATAAATTGATGAATATTCCTTCAGATATGGAAGTTGTTAATTTAGGTGATGAAAGATTATTGGAAAAGATTACTGATGGAGAACATGCAGGACAAGTATTTGTTGATGAAGGAGTACTATTTATTAAGAATTCTTCTATAAAATCATTTGATATAAGTATGTTTGATGGGTTTTATATCTCTGAAGAGAAACATAGCAAATTACAAAGATCTGCTTTAGCTGCTGAAGATGTGTTATTTACAACAATAGGCCATATTGGTTCTTCTGCTATTGTTCCATTAGATTTTGAAGAAGCTAATATTAATCAAAATTTAGTGAAAATGGAAATAAATAAAGATTTCATAAATCCTTATTATTTATCTGCTTATTTAAATTCAAACTTAGTTAAAGAACAAATTAATTGCTTATTTACATCAAATACTCATAAAATAATGACATATCCTAAAATTAAACAATTACAAATTATAAAACCATCAAAAGATTTTCAAGAAAAAATTGCTAACTATTATAAAGAAGCAATAGTTTGTGAAAACAAATCGAATAAACTAATAATTGATGCAAAATTGAAATTTAGAGAATATTTAAATATTGATTTTGATTCAATTGTTGAGAAGACGGAATATTCTACTATGCTTTCAGACATTATAGAAGGGGATTTATGGACGCCTAAATTTTCGTACTACAAATATAAGCTAATTGCAAATGAGATAGAAAATAAATGGCCTTATATTACATTAAATTCTAAAGAAGGAGCAGTTAAAATTTTTACTGGGTCTGAAGTAGGTAGAGATAATTACATAGATTATTTAAATAAAAAAGAAGGAGATTATCCTTTTATTAGAACTTCAGATGTTTATAATTATCAAATGGATTTGCAACCTGATTTTTTTGTTGAGAAATCAGTTGGTGATGAAATTAATCAGGACATTTGTCCTAATGATATAATATTTACAAAAGATGGCAAAATTGGTTGTGTGGGCATGATAACAGAACATGATAAAGTCTTTATTGCTTCAGGATTAGCTGTTATAAGAGCCATTAATATTAATCCTTATTACTTATTCCTAAATTTGATCACGGAAGAAGTTGGACAATATCAAGCAATACAAAGAACAGTATATGCTTCTACAATTCCTCATTTAAGAAAACCTCGTATTGAGGAGTTTAAAATCCCTCTTATAAGTGATGATAAAATCATAGAATTATCTTCAATGATTGAAGAAGCATTTAAATTAAAAAATCAAAAAAAAGTTTTAATTAGTAAAATTAATTCAGAAATGGATAAGTTGACAAACAATTAA
- a CDS encoding DUF1802 family protein — protein MAKITRCLNEWNAIIEALGQGKQTILIRNNPTAIKEFLLYPTISYAKNENVLNNFKEDYHYFVEENLLPNAKGKEYEIKYYAKVEKIINKSPRKVSALVGFHIWNKNHVNKFIRGKTPYVWVLRVYKLENPQFLSRTRGQRFANVGKEVDISDLTPVLSDEEFNKIKKVIDP, from the coding sequence ATGGCTAAAATTACAAGATGTTTAAATGAATGGAATGCTATTATTGAAGCATTAGGTCAAGGAAAACAAACAATTTTAATAAGAAATAATCCTACTGCTATTAAAGAATTTTTATTATATCCTACAATATCTTATGCGAAGAATGAAAATGTGTTAAACAATTTTAAGGAAGATTATCATTATTTTGTTGAAGAAAATTTATTACCAAATGCTAAAGGAAAAGAATATGAGATTAAATATTATGCTAAGGTTGAAAAAATTATAAATAAAAGTCCTAGAAAAGTAAGTGCTTTAGTTGGATTTCATATTTGGAATAAAAATCATGTGAATAAATTTATTCGTGGAAAAACTCCTTATGTTTGGGTTCTTAGAGTTTATAAATTAGAAAATCCTCAATTTTTAAGTAGAACTAGAGGTCAAAGATTTGCTAATGTTGGTAAGGAAGTGGATATTTCAGATTTAACACCCGTATTGTCTGATGAAGAATTTAATAAAATTAAGAAAGTTATAGATCCTTAA
- a CDS encoding hydrogenase 3 maturation endopeptidase HyCI: MLNNFDKISSNIDLFLENCDSLLILGIGNDIRGDDGLGPYIINQLSILKKNILNKSNLNDNNQEIIKNELKNQDNEFEFFDNVNDINTGNTPLDEALDSYMDELNVDVNESLIERLDKTFLINGGSVPENFTGLIKKLDPSHIILIDASLMKKEAGEINIVNKDNIVDISISTHSMSLAYLIKYLQLEKEYNILFIGIEPEIMDLSFELSDNVKESSDMLVKLLFDKILAY, translated from the coding sequence ATGTTAAATAATTTTGATAAAATAAGTTCAAATATTGATTTATTTTTAGAAAACTGCGATAGTCTTCTTATTTTAGGTATAGGAAATGATATTCGTGGAGATGATGGTTTAGGACCATATATAATTAATCAATTATCTATTTTAAAGAAAAATATCTTAAATAAATCAAATCTAAATGATAATAATCAAGAAATCATTAAGAATGAACTTAAAAATCAAGATAATGAATTTGAGTTTTTTGATAATGTAAATGATATTAACACTGGAAATACACCTCTAGATGAGGCTCTTGATTCGTATATGGACGAATTAAATGTTGATGTAAATGAGTCATTGATTGAAAGGTTGGATAAAACATTTTTAATCAATGGTGGATCTGTTCCTGAGAACTTTACAGGACTTATTAAGAAACTTGACCCATCTCATATCATACTGATTGATGCAAGTCTGATGAAAAAAGAAGCAGGTGAGATAAACATAGTTAATAAGGACAATATTGTGGATATCAGCATTTCAACACACTCAATGTCATTAGCATATCTAATCAAATATTTGCAGTTGGAAAAGGAGTATAACATTCTCTTCATTGGAATTGAACCTGAAATCATGGACTTGTCATTTGAGTTGTCTGATAATGTTAAAGAGTCATCAGACATGCTTGTCAAATTGCTCTTCGATAAGATTTTAGCATATTAA
- the nikR gene encoding nickel-responsive transcriptional regulator NikR: MMRISMSLPKKLLAEFDEVLKDRGYQSRSKGIRDALSDYILRYQWMNEMEGQRVGVITIIYDHHFTGVMESLANIQHDFRKEINASMHIHMTHKYCMEVIVVNGDVTQIRDLTERMMRLKGVEHVKLTSTANGESLDHEHSHEHDIDHVH; the protein is encoded by the coding sequence ATGATGAGAATAAGTATGTCTTTGCCAAAAAAGCTTTTGGCTGAATTTGATGAAGTTTTAAAAGACAGAGGTTATCAATCACGTTCAAAAGGTATTCGTGATGCTTTAAGCGATTACATTTTAAGATATCAATGGATGAATGAAATGGAGGGTCAAAGAGTAGGTGTAATCACCATTATCTACGATCATCATTTCACAGGTGTTATGGAAAGCCTTGCAAACATCCAGCATGATTTCAGAAAGGAAATCAATGCAAGCATGCACATTCACATGACCCACAAGTACTGTATGGAAGTCATTGTTGTGAATGGTGATGTTACACAAATCAGAGACCTTACCGAAAGAATGATGAGACTTAAAGGTGTAGAGCATGTAAAACTTACCTCTACAGCAAATGGTGAGTCCTTAGATCATGAACATAGCCATGAACATGATATCGACCACGTTCATTAA
- a CDS encoding methyltransferase domain-containing protein, producing MKFNVNSYHFKLLRDYERLSAFKEAIDDYAIRNGGDSNCSNSKVAFDLGCGSGVLSYFASEYMGRIIAIELNNSTYQLAKENLKEFDKIQVVNDDLLSFDFSKLNEKADLIICEMLDTALIDEEEVPVLNRAREFLNDDGEIIPRGMINSVEAIFMNNHFIQYEDDEYSPIYISLGESVVYSEFDFMNEIDCNFSAEIELKIYGKEELDEMGFEEKLSQEKYEKFNFKENFNIEEDKLKINGIKLTSFTKLNENIICGPTPMLNPEMLIPIKETEVSCGDSVRIGLEYVMGGGVETIKTDVLEIIHQ from the coding sequence ATGAAATTCAATGTAAATTCATATCATTTTAAGCTTTTAAGAGATTATGAAAGACTTAGCGCTTTCAAGGAAGCTATTGATGATTATGCAATAAGGAATGGTGGGGATTCCAATTGTTCAAATAGTAAGGTAGCTTTTGACTTGGGATGCGGCTCTGGAGTTTTAAGCTATTTTGCTAGTGAATATATGGGTAGGATTATAGCTATTGAATTAAATAATTCAACCTATCAATTAGCTAAAGAGAACCTTAAAGAATTCGATAAGATACAAGTTGTCAATGATGATTTATTAAGCTTTGATTTCAGCAAATTAAATGAAAAAGCTGACCTGATTATATGTGAAATGTTGGATACTGCATTGATAGATGAAGAGGAAGTTCCTGTATTGAATCGTGCTAGGGAATTCCTTAATGATGATGGAGAAATCATACCAAGAGGAATGATCAATTCAGTTGAAGCAATATTCATGAACAATCATTTCATTCAATATGAAGATGATGAATACAGTCCAATCTATATTTCGTTAGGCGAATCTGTTGTTTATAGTGAATTTGACTTTATGAATGAAATCGATTGCAATTTCTCTGCAGAAATAGAACTAAAGATATATGGTAAGGAAGAATTGGATGAAATGGGCTTTGAAGAGAAATTAAGTCAAGAAAAATATGAGAAATTCAATTTTAAAGAAAATTTTAATATTGAAGAAGATAAATTAAAGATTAACGGCATTAAACTAACAAGCTTTACCAAATTGAATGAAAACATTATCTGCGGACCTACCCCAATGCTAAATCCTGAAATGTTGATTCCAATTAAAGAGACTGAAGTGAGTTGTGGAGATTCAGTAAGGATTGGATTGGAATATGTGATGGGTGGTGGAGTTGAAACCATCAAGACTGATGTTTTAGAAATCATTCATCAATGA
- a CDS encoding N-6 DNA methylase: MAKEKIIDYISGKEVYATPEEIEAVQVFSRMLVEDYGYKKSQIVTHPQWRVKARPSDTKKEYPVDIAVFKDDNINDDNILIIVECKKPNRKDGRTELEDYLRFSKARLGVWFNGNEKLFLEKIEKDGQIIFDDTLPNIPKAGQRVEDIGRFKRKDLKPAENLKSIFSTMRNYLAPNVVGASRDEVLAQQLINIIFCKIYDEKFTKPDDMVKFRAGKNESFDDVKERIVKLFELVTLQYSDIIDETDKIILDSKSVAYIVGELQQFSLLESKRDAIGDAFEVFIDGALKGGQGQFFTPRNVVRMIIDILNPTKDDLIIDPACGSGGFLIEALRHVWAEVDDFGKEYNWPDNEIETEKQKVAIDKIRGIDKDAFLTKVCKAYMAILGDGRGGIFCENSLVSPKEWDFKTQNKISLNSFDIVVTNPPFGEKIKVEGKDILKQFKVGHKWKKNKKDKSWEMGKLKDKEAPQYLFIERCLDLLVPGGKMGIVLPDGVLGNDKLGYLRQYISENAQILAVIDVPLETFMPHTSTKTSVLILKKLSKEDIPDDYPIFMAVCDTCGHDRKGKFTNDDDISRVAEKYHEWCRLNVNY, translated from the coding sequence ATGGCTAAAGAAAAAATTATAGATTATATTTCAGGAAAAGAAGTATATGCTACACCTGAAGAAATAGAAGCAGTTCAAGTTTTTTCCAGAATGCTGGTTGAAGATTACGGTTACAAAAAAAGTCAGATAGTTACTCACCCTCAGTGGAGAGTTAAAGCTAGACCTAGCGATACTAAAAAAGAGTACCCTGTAGATATTGCAGTTTTTAAAGATGACAACATTAATGATGATAATATTCTAATAATTGTAGAATGTAAAAAACCAAATCGTAAAGATGGAAGAACTGAATTAGAAGACTATTTGCGTTTTTCAAAAGCAAGATTAGGAGTTTGGTTTAATGGAAATGAAAAATTATTTTTAGAAAAAATTGAAAAAGATGGACAAATAATTTTTGATGACACTTTACCGAACATACCAAAAGCAGGACAAAGAGTTGAGGATATAGGTAGATTTAAAAGGAAAGACTTAAAGCCTGCTGAAAACTTAAAATCTATCTTTTCAACTATGAGGAATTATTTGGCTCCAAATGTTGTAGGGGCTTCTCGTGATGAAGTTTTGGCACAACAATTGATAAATATCATTTTTTGTAAAATCTATGATGAAAAATTCACAAAACCTGACGATATGGTAAAGTTCCGAGCAGGTAAAAATGAATCTTTTGATGATGTTAAAGAAAGAATAGTAAAATTATTTGAATTAGTAACTTTACAATATTCAGATATTATTGATGAAACTGATAAAATCATATTAGATTCAAAATCTGTTGCATACATTGTAGGTGAACTGCAACAATTCTCTTTATTGGAATCAAAAAGAGATGCAATAGGAGATGCGTTTGAAGTTTTTATTGATGGTGCTCTAAAAGGAGGGCAAGGGCAATTTTTTACTCCAAGGAATGTTGTGAGAATGATTATTGATATTTTAAACCCTACAAAAGATGATTTAATTATAGATCCTGCATGTGGAAGTGGTGGCTTTTTAATTGAAGCTTTAAGACATGTATGGGCTGAAGTCGATGATTTCGGTAAGGAATATAATTGGCCAGATAACGAAATTGAAACTGAAAAACAAAAAGTTGCAATTGATAAAATTAGAGGTATTGATAAAGATGCCTTCTTAACAAAAGTTTGTAAAGCCTATATGGCAATTTTAGGTGATGGTAGAGGAGGTATTTTTTGTGAAAATTCCTTAGTATCTCCTAAAGAATGGGATTTTAAAACACAAAATAAAATTAGTTTGAATAGTTTTGATATTGTTGTTACTAATCCGCCATTCGGTGAAAAAATAAAAGTGGAAGGTAAAGATATATTAAAACAATTTAAAGTAGGTCATAAGTGGAAAAAGAATAAAAAAGATAAAAGTTGGGAAATGGGTAAATTAAAAGATAAAGAAGCTCCACAATATCTTTTTATAGAACGATGTCTTGATTTGCTTGTTCCTGGAGGTAAAATGGGTATTGTATTGCCTGATGGAGTCTTAGGTAATGATAAATTAGGTTATTTGCGACAATACATATCTGAAAATGCTCAAATATTAGCAGTTATTGATGTGCCATTAGAAACTTTTATGCCTCATACAAGCACTAAAACAAGTGTTTTAATATTGAAAAAATTATCTAAAGAAGATATTCCAGATGATTATCCAATATTTATGGCTGTATGTGATACTTGTGGTCATGATAGAAAAGGAAAATTTACTAATGATGATGACATTAGTCGTGTTGCAGAAAAATATCATGAATGGTGTAGGTTAAATGTTAATTACTAA
- a CDS encoding ATP-grasp domain-containing protein, translating to MKVLFIGSRLYDDVAYHVDKLGVESIITESNEEAPNLDLPTKYYIVPRGMDKPMEIAIEEEVDAIVPLLGIDPPLMSVAIMKEEIEKEHHIPVISSNVNAVSIASDKIKTKEFFKSINLNVPPANVLNGNDFDTEEEFIEKLGFDFPIVLKQGEGQGGKDICITNEFSDVLDYFENFETALIEKFIEGSEVSIEVIGWNGDYLPLVPVYKGETNLEGIHPIKRLRYGPCDFENMDNEEFRKIAKHIATNLKSEGTIDMDLIYSKEENKVYAIEINTRPSGTRYLSFACTDLNPLNLLVDIAIGKFDVKELEKEMKSYCTLEIPIGDYEGPAPQEPVKEYINGNFIVHGPKGYQRVTIRGNTREETFEIAKELTGNDYSF from the coding sequence ATGAAAGTACTGTTTATTGGATCAAGATTATACGATGATGTAGCTTATCATGTTGATAAATTGGGAGTGGAAAGCATAATAACCGAATCAAACGAGGAAGCTCCTAATTTGGATTTGCCTACAAAATACTATATAGTTCCAAGAGGGATGGATAAACCAATGGAAATAGCTATTGAGGAGGAAGTTGATGCAATTGTTCCCCTTTTAGGAATAGACCCTCCATTGATGAGTGTAGCTATAATGAAGGAGGAAATAGAGAAGGAGCATCATATTCCAGTAATCTCCTCCAATGTGAATGCTGTATCCATTGCATCCGATAAGATAAAAACCAAGGAATTCTTTAAATCAATCAATCTCAATGTTCCTCCTGCAAATGTCTTGAATGGAAATGACTTTGACACTGAAGAGGAATTTATAGAAAAGTTAGGATTTGATTTCCCTATTGTCTTAAAGCAAGGAGAAGGCCAAGGCGGTAAGGATATTTGCATAACAAATGAATTTAGTGATGTTTTGGATTACTTTGAGAATTTTGAAACAGCTTTGATTGAAAAATTCATCGAAGGATCTGAAGTCTCAATTGAAGTTATTGGATGGAACGGCGACTACTTGCCTTTGGTACCGGTTTACAAGGGAGAAACCAATTTGGAAGGAATTCATCCAATCAAAAGACTCAGATATGGTCCTTGTGACTTTGAAAATATGGATAATGAAGAGTTTAGAAAAATTGCAAAGCACATTGCAACTAATCTTAAGTCTGAAGGAACAATTGATATGGACTTGATTTATTCAAAAGAGGAAAACAAGGTTTATGCAATTGAAATAAACACTCGTCCAAGCGGTACAAGATACCTTTCCTTTGCCTGCACAGACTTAAATCCATTGAACTTGCTTGTAGACATTGCAATTGGCAAATTCGATGTAAAAGAGCTTGAAAAGGAAATGAAAAGCTATTGCACTTTAGAGATTCCAATAGGTGATTATGAAGGACCTGCTCCTCAAGAACCTGTAAAGGAATACATCAATGGCAATTTCATTGTTCATGGCCCTAAAGGATACCAAAGGGTAACCATTAGGGGAAATACTCGAGAAGAGACCTTTGAAATAGCTAAGGAATTAACTGGAAATGATTATAGCTTTTAA
- a CDS encoding transcriptional regulator has protein sequence MSFEGEDFLRPIQISRKMNLHPNNVSKKLKDLREHELVYVINPEYHVPKMYRLTEKGKNMLQYLQ, from the coding sequence ATGTCATTTGAAGGCGAGGATTTTCTAAGACCAATACAGATTTCCAGAAAAATGAATCTTCACCCTAACAATGTCAGCAAGAAATTGAAGGACCTTCGTGAGCATGAACTGGTCTATGTGATTAATCCAGAGTACCATGTTCCAAAAATGTACAGGCTTACCGAAAAGGGTAAAAATATGCTCCAATACTTGCAGTAA
- a CDS encoding CopG family transcriptional regulator, producing the protein MSKEMKRIQVNFTKEQYELLQKLKGELGNSDSEVVKNITMAWLTEKSFISTTLKEKIFGE; encoded by the coding sequence ATGAGTAAAGAAATGAAAAGGATACAGGTGAATTTCACAAAAGAGCAATATGAATTACTCCAAAAACTCAAAGGAGAATTAGGAAACAGTGATTCTGAAGTTGTAAAAAACATAACTATGGCTTGGCTTACAGAAAAGTCATTCATTTCAACAACACTCAAGGAAAAAATCTTTGGAGAATAA
- a CDS encoding HEAT repeat domain-containing protein gives MEKSIDDLILDLKDSDDFVREEAIGMLELKGEEAVEPLIAALDERNKDIKIGAAQILAAIGDKRAIPALVKTLGDRNKLVRREASTALTTMGDEAIEPVLAGS, from the coding sequence ATGGAAAAATCTATTGATGATCTTATATTAGATTTAAAGGATTCTGATGATTTTGTAAGAGAAGAAGCAATAGGCATGCTTGAACTTAAAGGTGAAGAAGCAGTTGAACCTCTTATTGCAGCTTTAGATGAAAGAAACAAAGACATTAAAATTGGTGCAGCTCAAATCTTAGCAGCTATTGGTGATAAAAGAGCTATTCCTGCACTTGTAAAGACTTTAGGAGACAGAAACAAATTGGTAAGAAGAGAAGCTTCCACAGCTTTAACCACTATGGGTGATGAAGCTATTGAACCTGTGCTTGCTGGATCTTAG
- a CDS encoding alpha/beta fold hydrolase encodes MTKKTINGITINYELEGEGKTIVFVHGLSDSLAYWKVLSENLKNDYQTLIYDLRGHGESSDDDRNTTIDLYQEDLYQLLKSLNIENAVFVGLSLGGNVILNLAVNHPEMVNGLVVMSSFPEHDEKLKNIFDDFDNAIDEGFVEFFDTILPYTLPDDILEEHKELLENVKVEAAKTANIEGIKKGINAGYGFNLSDKLNEINAPTLVIAGEEDNLTTLDIQRKISDNIQDSELIVLEKTKHNILIGRNIEKVLNIINDFMSKIG; translated from the coding sequence ATGACTAAAAAAACCATTAATGGCATTACTATTAATTATGAACTTGAAGGGGAAGGAAAAACCATTGTTTTTGTACATGGATTATCAGATAGCTTAGCATATTGGAAAGTGCTAAGCGAAAACCTAAAGAATGATTATCAAACATTGATTTATGACTTAAGAGGACATGGAGAATCCTCTGATGATGATAGAAACACCACAATTGACTTGTATCAGGAGGATTTATATCAATTGCTTAAATCCTTAAATATTGAAAATGCTGTTTTTGTAGGGCTTTCATTAGGTGGAAATGTCATATTGAACTTGGCTGTAAATCATCCTGAAATGGTCAATGGGCTTGTTGTCATGTCAAGCTTTCCTGAACATGATGAAAAATTGAAAAATATCTTTGATGACTTTGATAATGCAATAGATGAAGGATTCGTTGAATTCTTCGATACAATCCTGCCTTACACATTACCTGATGATATTCTTGAAGAACATAAGGAGCTCCTGGAAAACGTTAAGGTCGAAGCTGCAAAGACTGCAAATATTGAAGGAATCAAAAAGGGAATCAATGCGGGATATGGATTTAACCTTTCAGACAAGTTAAATGAAATAAATGCCCCTACACTCGTTATTGCTGGTGAAGAGGACAATTTAACCACATTAGATATTCAAAGAAAAATAAGCGATAACATCCAAGATTCTGAATTGATTGTTCTCGAAAAAACAAAACACAATATATTGATTGGCAGAAATATTGAAAAAGTATTGAATATCATTAATGATTTTATGTCAAAAATAGGATAA